The Herminiimonas arsenitoxidans genome window below encodes:
- a CDS encoding ribonuclease catalytic domain-containing protein produces the protein MNLFFDESGDFKAGVAMSQQGEAYQVEMPSGKRTKVRSKDVLLQFASPSPAELMTEAQAIAADIDLDFLWEVAGQEEFGFAELGTEYFGHDPKPHEAAGLILRLHSAPIYFYKKGKGRYKAAPEASLKAALAGVEKKRQQALVQAQYVEELKANKLPEAMRPIVLQLLFKPDKNSIEYKALDAACSELQIAPQRLMLAVGGIQSAKDLHFSKFLFESFPKGIGFPEITLPTMPELPVADVQAFSIDDVTTTEIDDAMSVTRLPDGKVCVGIHIAAPGLGIKRDDALDVIARQRLSTVYMPGDKITMLPDELVEAYTLAEGRVCPALSLYVTLDPSDWSVIATETRAERVPIAANLRHNDLDAYVTEDNLAADVGDYPYKEDISLLWKWAQVLEQGRMAKRESFGLRPEQNNRVDFNFYVENDVVSIQRRKRGAPLDKIVAELAILTNSSWGKLLHEYGVPGIYRAQGGGSGNGWAAKMQVRMQTHAAPHQGLGVDQYAWSTSPLRRYTDLVNQWQILACIEHGVTAPLVAPFKQRDADLFAIVSAFDAAYSAYAAFQSDMERYWCLRWLSQEKGDAETMKVEATVLKEEILRLLDIPLVIKLPGMPAVARGSQVKLDLLRWDEVDLTIEARLLDITQDASGTVPTELDEEMVEDLPEGELEPVASEPAPIEELTPEPASTVAPE, from the coding sequence ATGAATCTATTTTTTGACGAATCCGGCGATTTCAAAGCTGGCGTTGCGATGTCACAGCAAGGCGAGGCATATCAGGTTGAGATGCCTTCCGGCAAGCGTACTAAAGTCCGGTCCAAAGACGTATTGCTGCAGTTTGCATCGCCATCGCCAGCGGAGCTCATGACGGAAGCGCAAGCGATTGCAGCAGATATCGATCTTGATTTTCTGTGGGAAGTGGCTGGGCAGGAAGAGTTTGGCTTTGCTGAATTAGGTACGGAGTATTTTGGCCATGATCCCAAGCCGCACGAAGCAGCCGGTTTGATCTTGCGTTTGCATAGCGCGCCGATTTACTTCTATAAAAAAGGCAAAGGCCGTTACAAGGCTGCGCCGGAAGCATCGTTGAAAGCAGCGTTGGCCGGCGTGGAAAAGAAACGCCAACAAGCTTTGGTGCAAGCGCAGTACGTGGAGGAGTTGAAAGCGAATAAATTGCCGGAGGCTATGCGTCCGATCGTGCTGCAATTGCTGTTCAAGCCAGACAAAAATTCCATCGAATACAAAGCACTGGATGCCGCTTGCAGCGAATTGCAGATTGCACCGCAACGTTTGATGCTGGCTGTTGGTGGTATTCAATCGGCGAAGGATTTGCACTTTTCCAAATTCCTGTTCGAGTCTTTCCCTAAAGGTATAGGCTTCCCCGAAATTACGTTGCCGACCATGCCGGAATTGCCAGTCGCTGATGTGCAGGCATTTTCCATAGACGATGTCACTACGACAGAAATTGATGATGCGATGTCGGTCACGCGCCTGCCGGATGGCAAGGTCTGTGTTGGTATTCATATCGCAGCGCCGGGTTTGGGTATCAAGCGTGACGACGCATTGGATGTGATCGCACGCCAGCGTTTGTCTACCGTGTATATGCCGGGCGACAAGATCACCATGTTGCCGGATGAGCTGGTCGAAGCTTATACCTTGGCAGAAGGCCGTGTCTGTCCAGCCTTGTCACTGTACGTGACGCTGGACCCATCCGACTGGTCTGTCATTGCGACCGAGACGCGTGCTGAGCGCGTGCCGATCGCAGCCAATTTGCGTCATAACGATCTCGATGCTTATGTAACGGAAGACAATCTGGCCGCAGATGTGGGCGACTATCCATACAAGGAAGACATCTCCCTGTTGTGGAAATGGGCGCAAGTACTCGAGCAAGGTCGTATGGCCAAGCGCGAAAGTTTTGGTTTGCGCCCTGAGCAAAATAACCGTGTTGATTTCAACTTTTATGTTGAGAACGATGTGGTATCGATTCAGCGCCGCAAGCGTGGGGCACCGCTGGACAAAATCGTCGCTGAATTGGCGATTTTGACCAATAGCAGCTGGGGCAAGTTATTGCACGAGTATGGTGTGCCAGGGATTTATCGCGCGCAGGGCGGCGGTTCCGGTAATGGTTGGGCTGCGAAGATGCAAGTGCGTATGCAAACGCATGCTGCACCACATCAAGGTTTGGGCGTCGATCAATATGCGTGGAGCACTTCGCCTTTGCGTCGCTACACCGATCTGGTCAATCAATGGCAAATCCTTGCATGCATAGAGCATGGCGTGACTGCACCGCTGGTCGCACCGTTCAAACAACGCGATGCTGATTTGTTCGCGATCGTTTCTGCATTCGATGCTGCTTACAGCGCTTACGCTGCGTTCCAGTCGGATATGGAGCGTTACTGGTGTCTGCGTTGGCTCAGTCAGGAAAAAGGCGATGCGGAGACGATGAAAGTCGAAGCGACCGTCTTGAAGGAAGAAATCCTGCGCTTGCTCGATATTCCTCTCGTCATCAAGCTGCCGGGTATGCCAGCGGTTGCACGCGGTTCGCAAGTCAAACTGGATTTGTTGCGTTGGGATGAAGTTGACCTGACGATAGAAGCACGCTTGCTGGATATTACGCAGGATGCAAGTGGTACCGTTCCCACGGAACTGGATGAGGAAATGGTAGAGGACTTGCCGGAAGGTGAGCTTGAGCCGGTAGCAAGTGAGCCAGCGCCGATAGAAGAGCTGACGCCTGAACCAGCGTCCACTGTAGCGCCGGAATAA
- a CDS encoding TonB C-terminal domain-containing protein has protein sequence MKSFFQNRILNVAVTTSVLAHLALLAVHFTPPEAFKFKPTDPGLEVILVNAKHDKQPLKADALAQANLDGGGNADAGRAKSPLPDMRLSEDGESAKAARRKVEELERHQKKLLAQLEKKTQFRTPQVSDVEPVKDVPVQRNATDMLDSAKALLRREAEISRSIEEYNKRPKKTQVTPSTREVGYAAYYKALQDRIEKNGTLNFPQKDGKKLYGELVVYIPIFQDGMIYMKDGGPRVERTSGNPALDQAALNIVRRSAPFGKFPENMRSAGKDDVWEIITRFNFTRDDALQTETRGQ, from the coding sequence GTGAAGTCTTTTTTCCAGAATCGCATTTTGAATGTTGCCGTCACGACTTCCGTGCTGGCGCATCTTGCGTTGCTGGCTGTGCACTTCACGCCACCAGAGGCATTCAAATTCAAGCCTACTGATCCTGGGCTTGAAGTCATCTTGGTTAATGCCAAACACGACAAGCAACCGCTGAAAGCCGATGCGCTGGCGCAAGCCAATCTGGATGGCGGCGGTAATGCCGATGCTGGGCGTGCCAAATCGCCATTGCCGGATATGCGGCTAAGTGAAGATGGTGAAAGCGCGAAAGCCGCGAGACGCAAGGTTGAAGAGTTGGAGCGGCATCAGAAAAAACTGCTGGCGCAACTGGAAAAGAAAACGCAATTCCGTACACCGCAAGTAAGTGATGTGGAGCCGGTAAAAGACGTGCCGGTGCAACGTAATGCGACGGATATGCTCGATAGCGCGAAAGCCTTGTTGCGCAGGGAAGCGGAAATTTCCCGCAGCATAGAGGAATACAACAAGCGTCCGAAGAAAACACAGGTCACGCCAAGTACGCGCGAGGTCGGTTATGCCGCTTATTACAAGGCCTTGCAGGATCGAATAGAAAAAAACGGCACGCTGAACTTCCCGCAGAAAGATGGCAAGAAGCTGTATGGCGAATTGGTGGTTTATATCCCGATTTTTCAGGACGGCATGATCTACATGAAGGATGGCGGACCGCGCGTTGAACGTACTTCGGGCAATCCTGCCTTGGATCAAGCTGCGTTGAACATCGTGCGTCGCTCCGCTCCTTTCGGCAAATTCCCAGAGAATATGCGTTCGGCTGGTAAAGACGATGTGTGGGAAATTATTACGCGCTTCAACTTTACGCGCGACGATGCATTACAAACCGAAACACGAGGCCAATGA
- the aroE gene encoding shikimate dehydrogenase yields MSNKTDHYAVIGNPIAHSKSPDIHARFAAQTQQDLDYERLLAPLDGFVATVQKFIRNGGKGLNVTVPFKLEAYALATTLSERARAAGAVNTLKFDGNTMLGDNTDGVGLVTDIVRNAGVAVANKSVLLLGAGGAARGVILPLLNEKPAKLVIANRTHSKAVDLVNRFAPHPRLEVSDFAVLDDAFDIVINATAASLASEVPPISPRVFAKHTLAYDMMYGAAPTPFMQFATQHGAIARDGLGMLVEQAAESFYLWRGVRPETAAVFAELRDQL; encoded by the coding sequence GTGAGCAACAAGACTGACCATTACGCAGTGATCGGCAATCCGATCGCACACAGCAAATCACCAGACATTCACGCGCGCTTCGCTGCGCAGACACAGCAAGATTTGGATTACGAACGCTTGCTGGCCCCCTTGGATGGTTTTGTCGCGACGGTACAAAAATTTATCCGTAACGGTGGCAAGGGCTTGAATGTCACTGTGCCGTTCAAGCTGGAAGCGTATGCCTTGGCGACGACACTAAGCGAGCGCGCACGTGCTGCCGGTGCGGTCAATACATTGAAGTTCGATGGCAATACCATGTTGGGCGATAACACTGATGGTGTTGGTTTAGTGACGGATATTGTGCGTAATGCCGGTGTTGCTGTGGCGAATAAATCAGTGCTTTTGCTTGGCGCAGGCGGTGCTGCACGCGGTGTGATTCTGCCTCTGTTGAATGAAAAGCCAGCCAAACTGGTCATAGCGAATCGTACACATTCCAAAGCCGTGGATTTGGTGAATCGATTCGCTCCTCATCCACGTCTTGAAGTCAGTGATTTCGCGGTGTTGGACGATGCTTTCGATATCGTGATCAATGCGACTGCTGCCAGCCTTGCATCCGAAGTGCCACCGATTTCACCGCGCGTGTTTGCCAAACATACTTTGGCGTATGACATGATGTATGGCGCAGCGCCGACTCCGTTTATGCAGTTCGCGACGCAGCATGGTGCGATTGCACGTGATGGTTTGGGTATGTTGGTAGAGCAAGCGGCAGAATCATTTTATCTCTGGCGTGGTGTGCGGCCGGAGACCGCTGCCGTCTTTGCAGAATTGCGTGATCAGCTTTAA
- the mtgA gene encoding monofunctional biosynthetic peptidoglycan transglycosylase: MKILRKLMFWLIVVPILLVLLVQLYFFLQIGWWVNHNPNSTSFMRHQLSILQEKNPKAQLKQKWIPYNRISNNLKRAIIASEDSNFSEHEGVDWDALQKAYEKNIKKGKVVAGGSTITQQLAKNLFLSGDRSYIRKGQEVIITYMLEYWMDKERIFEIYLNVVEWGVGIFGAEAAAQHYFGVSAAQLGAAQAARLAVMLPNPRYYDAHRSTGYLARRTDLILRRMNSAALP; this comes from the coding sequence ATGAAAATACTGCGCAAGCTGATGTTTTGGCTGATCGTTGTGCCGATCCTGCTGGTGTTGCTTGTGCAGCTTTATTTCTTCCTTCAAATCGGTTGGTGGGTGAACCACAATCCGAACTCGACCAGCTTCATGCGGCATCAGCTTTCTATCCTGCAGGAAAAGAATCCGAAGGCGCAGCTCAAGCAAAAATGGATACCCTACAACCGCATTTCAAATAACCTGAAACGCGCCATCATTGCGTCGGAAGATTCCAACTTCTCCGAACATGAAGGCGTGGATTGGGATGCCTTGCAAAAAGCCTACGAAAAAAATATCAAGAAAGGCAAGGTGGTTGCCGGTGGCTCCACCATCACGCAGCAACTGGCGAAGAACCTATTCCTGTCCGGTGATCGTAGCTACATCCGCAAGGGGCAGGAAGTGATCATTACCTACATGCTCGAATATTGGATGGATAAAGAGCGTATCTTTGAAATTTACTTGAACGTAGTGGAGTGGGGCGTTGGTATTTTTGGCGCAGAAGCAGCGGCTCAGCATTATTTCGGTGTATCTGCGGCACAACTGGGCGCAGCGCAGGCAGCCCGCCTGGCGGTCATGTTGCCTAACCCGCGTTACTATGACGCGCATCGCAGCACCGGCTATCTGGCGCGTCGTACTGACTTGATTTTGCGCCGCATGAATTCTGCTGCCTTGCCCTGA
- the corA gene encoding magnesium/cobalt transporter CorA translates to MINVFVLQNGRLNQVNIDSREDLEKVAPVWVDLTDPNDDERAWVKSIYGVVLPDEEDVKDIEASARYYEGENGDLHLRTDFLLEEDDGPSRVVTVAFILARDILFSVHPEDLPIFRLVRMRARSRPGSIADYKDVLLDLYATDAEYSADALEGVYQSLEIVSRSVLQEELSDQDAAGALNAIAHEEDLNGRIRRNMMDTRRAVSFLMRGRLLNSEQFEEARQIMRDIESLDGHTAFLFDKINFLMDATVGFININQNKIIKIFSVASVAFLPPTLIASIYGMNFKVLPELDWSFGYPLAIVMMIASAVTPFWYFRRRGWLK, encoded by the coding sequence ATGATCAATGTATTTGTATTGCAAAATGGCCGCTTGAATCAGGTCAATATCGACAGCCGCGAGGATCTCGAAAAGGTCGCGCCGGTTTGGGTCGATCTGACTGATCCGAACGATGACGAACGTGCCTGGGTCAAGAGCATCTATGGCGTGGTTTTGCCGGACGAAGAAGACGTCAAGGACATCGAAGCATCTGCCCGTTATTACGAAGGTGAAAACGGCGATCTGCATCTGCGTACTGACTTCCTGCTGGAAGAAGATGATGGCCCGTCGCGTGTCGTGACTGTCGCTTTCATCCTGGCGCGCGACATCCTGTTTTCTGTCCATCCCGAAGATTTGCCTATCTTCCGTCTGGTGCGCATGCGCGCACGTTCGCGGCCAGGCTCGATTGCTGATTACAAGGATGTGCTGCTTGATCTTTATGCAACGGATGCTGAGTATTCGGCTGATGCGCTGGAAGGCGTGTATCAAAGTCTGGAAATAGTCAGTCGCAGCGTTTTGCAAGAAGAGCTGAGCGATCAGGATGCCGCCGGTGCGCTGAATGCGATTGCGCACGAAGAGGATTTGAACGGGCGCATACGTCGCAACATGATGGATACGCGCCGTGCAGTCAGCTTTTTGATGCGTGGTCGTTTATTGAATTCTGAGCAGTTTGAAGAGGCGCGGCAGATTATGCGTGATATCGAATCGCTGGATGGTCACACTGCATTCCTGTTCGACAAGATCAACTTCTTGATGGATGCAACGGTCGGTTTCATTAACATTAACCAGAATAAAATCATCAAGATTTTCTCTGTTGCATCGGTCGCATTCCTGCCGCCAACCTTGATCGCCAGTATCTACGGTATGAACTTCAAGGTATTGCCGGAACTGGATTGGTCTTTCGGCTATCCATTGGCTATCGTGATGATGATCGCTTCTGCGGTCACGCCATTCTGGTACTTCCGCCGTCGTGGCTGGCTGAAGTAA
- the hemL gene encoding glutamate-1-semialdehyde 2,1-aminomutase — translation MSSNNDLLFARAQKSTPGGVNSPVRAFRSVGGTPRFITRAEGPYFWDADDRRYIDYIGSWGPAIVGHAHPTVVKAVQDAATRGLSFGAPTEAEIDMAELICKLVPSIEQVRLVSSGTEAAMSALRLARGATGRDKIIKFEGCYHGHADSLLVKAGSGLLTFGNPTSAGVPEDFAKHTLVLDYNNPQQLENVFKEMGDSIACVIVEPVAGNMNLLPATPEFLQTMRRVCTQYGAVMILDEVMSGFRVALGGAQSLYNITPDLTVLGKVIGGGLPVAAFGGRADLMRHLAPLGGVYQAGTLSGNPVTVAAGMATLKLIQEPGFYEALTAQTAKLVHGFAAAAHDADIAFCANSVGGMFGLYFAPELPTSYDTMMKCDKTRFNAFFHAMLDAGVYLAPSAFEAGFVSAQHDDAVIEASIKAAHAAFAQLADDCDD, via the coding sequence ATGTCATCAAATAACGATCTTCTTTTTGCTCGCGCACAAAAAAGTACGCCAGGCGGCGTCAATTCGCCGGTACGCGCCTTCCGCTCGGTCGGCGGCACACCACGCTTCATCACGCGCGCTGAAGGCCCTTATTTTTGGGACGCCGACGATAGACGCTATATCGACTACATCGGCTCATGGGGTCCGGCCATTGTTGGTCACGCCCATCCAACCGTAGTCAAAGCTGTACAGGATGCTGCGACACGCGGCTTGAGTTTCGGCGCACCGACTGAAGCTGAAATCGACATGGCTGAGTTGATCTGCAAATTGGTGCCCTCTATCGAGCAAGTGCGTCTGGTGTCCAGCGGTACCGAAGCGGCGATGAGCGCATTACGTCTGGCGCGCGGTGCAACTGGCCGCGACAAAATCATCAAGTTTGAAGGCTGCTATCACGGCCACGCCGATTCCCTGCTGGTGAAAGCCGGCAGCGGCTTGCTGACTTTCGGCAATCCAACATCAGCTGGCGTACCAGAAGATTTCGCCAAGCACACACTGGTGCTCGATTACAACAATCCGCAGCAACTGGAAAACGTCTTCAAGGAAATGGGCGACTCGATTGCTTGCGTCATCGTCGAACCAGTTGCCGGCAATATGAATCTACTGCCAGCGACGCCTGAATTCCTGCAAACCATGCGCCGCGTCTGTACACAATATGGCGCTGTCATGATTCTGGATGAAGTGATGTCCGGCTTCCGCGTCGCCTTGGGTGGCGCGCAATCCTTGTACAACATCACACCGGATTTGACGGTACTCGGCAAAGTCATCGGTGGCGGTTTGCCGGTTGCGGCTTTCGGTGGTCGCGCAGATTTGATGCGCCATCTGGCGCCACTCGGCGGCGTTTATCAAGCGGGGACTTTGTCAGGCAATCCGGTCACGGTTGCGGCCGGCATGGCGACCTTGAAGTTGATACAGGAGCCGGGCTTCTACGAGGCACTGACAGCACAAACTGCCAAACTGGTACACGGCTTTGCCGCAGCGGCACATGACGCAGACATTGCGTTCTGCGCCAACTCGGTCGGCGGTATGTTTGGTTTGTACTTTGCGCCGGAATTGCCAACATCGTATGACACGATGATGAAGTGCGACAAGACACGCTTCAACGCCTTCTTCCATGCGATGCTGGATGCTGGCGTCTATCTGGCGCCATCTGCGTTTGAAGCGGGATTTGTCTCGGCACAACATGACGATGCCGTCATAGAAGCAAGCATCAAGGCAGCGCACGCTGCCTTTGCGCAATTAGCGGACGATTGCGACGATTGA
- the thiD gene encoding bifunctional hydroxymethylpyrimidine kinase/phosphomethylpyrimidine kinase — protein sequence MQNQTSPLILTFGPTDPVGAVGVQADLASFAAMGCHGLSVITALFISDTARIEDMQVIDSDWVSDQARVVLEDMPVAAFKVGAVGSIENVSVIAEIVSDYPDIPLIFDPFLTSLPDQGPDGEDMLMATRELLIPQTTVLIISTAELSRMAETWREPSEEDMMAVDAMRLIEMGCEYVFVTGTPSNLTDVANTLFDEGGVIRHDNWQRISGSYSGAGGTLAATIAALLANGLDVPEAVFEAQEFTIASIANAQRLGMGKLVLDRYFWAREFDEDIDIPPPIQ from the coding sequence GTGCAAAACCAAACTTCTCCGCTTATATTGACCTTTGGACCAACAGATCCGGTAGGCGCCGTCGGCGTTCAGGCTGACTTGGCCTCTTTTGCCGCGATGGGCTGTCATGGTCTATCTGTCATCACTGCCCTGTTCATCAGCGACACCGCTCGCATAGAAGACATGCAAGTGATCGATTCCGATTGGGTGTCCGACCAGGCGCGTGTTGTGCTGGAAGACATGCCGGTCGCCGCTTTCAAGGTTGGTGCCGTCGGCAGTATAGAAAACGTCTCGGTAATAGCCGAAATCGTTTCTGACTACCCTGATATTCCCCTGATCTTCGATCCCTTCCTGACATCATTGCCAGACCAAGGACCGGACGGCGAAGACATGTTGATGGCCACGCGTGAATTACTGATCCCGCAAACCACGGTCTTGATCATCTCCACCGCCGAACTCTCGCGCATGGCAGAAACCTGGCGCGAACCGTCGGAAGAAGACATGATGGCCGTCGACGCCATGCGCCTGATCGAAATGGGTTGCGAATACGTGTTCGTCACCGGCACACCATCGAATCTGACCGATGTCGCCAACACCCTGTTCGACGAAGGTGGCGTCATCCGTCACGATAACTGGCAGCGCATTTCCGGCTCGTACAGCGGCGCAGGCGGCACTTTGGCAGCAACGATAGCTGCATTGCTGGCCAACGGTCTCGATGTACCGGAAGCCGTCTTCGAAGCACAGGAATTCACGATTGCATCCATCGCCAATGCGCAACGTCTGGGCATGGGCAAACTGGTACTCGACCGTTATTTCTGGGCGCGTGAATTCGATGAAGACATCGACATTCCGCCACCTATTCAATAA
- a CDS encoding rubredoxin: MCLICGWIYDEEAGLPEEGIAPGTRWADVPMNWTCPECGARKEDFEMVAI, from the coding sequence ATGTGTTTGATCTGCGGCTGGATTTACGACGAAGAGGCTGGTTTGCCGGAAGAAGGCATCGCACCTGGCACGCGCTGGGCTGATGTGCCTATGAATTGGACCTGTCCTGAGTGCGGCGCGCGCAAGGAAGATTTCGAGATGGTAGCGATCTAA
- a CDS encoding response regulator encodes MTITLDTDMKIMVIDDSSTIRRSAEIFLGQAGYKVVLADDGFDALAKMNDHKPALIFCDILMPRLDGYQTCALIKKSAKFHATPVIMLSSKDGLFDRARGAMVGSDAYLTKPFTKDSLLKTVREHALEAVAK; translated from the coding sequence ATGACAATAACGCTGGATACGGATATGAAAATCATGGTGATCGACGATAGCAGCACGATTCGTCGATCAGCAGAGATATTCCTCGGTCAGGCAGGTTACAAGGTCGTGCTGGCTGACGACGGATTTGACGCACTTGCCAAAATGAACGACCACAAACCGGCGCTCATTTTCTGCGACATCCTGATGCCGCGTCTCGACGGTTATCAAACCTGTGCACTCATCAAAAAGAGTGCCAAATTCCATGCAACACCAGTCATTATGCTGTCATCCAAGGATGGTTTGTTCGACCGTGCGCGTGGTGCGATGGTCGGCTCCGACGCATACCTCACCAAACCATTCACCAAAGACAGTCTGCTGAAAACCGTGCGCGAACACGCGCTCGAGGCAGTCGCAAAGTAA
- a CDS encoding response regulator transcription factor, translated as MAIQKILVVDDSPTERYFLTDILIKKGFSVSTAENGEEALLKIKADKPQLILMDIVMPGQNGFQVTRSITRDPDTQDVPIIICTSKGQETDRIWGLRQGARDYIVKPVDPAELLAKIAALG; from the coding sequence ATGGCTATTCAGAAAATTCTCGTCGTAGACGATTCCCCGACCGAACGTTATTTCCTCACCGACATCCTGATTAAAAAAGGTTTTTCCGTCTCTACCGCAGAGAACGGTGAAGAAGCATTGTTGAAAATCAAGGCAGACAAGCCGCAATTGATTTTGATGGATATCGTGATGCCGGGCCAGAACGGCTTTCAGGTAACACGCTCCATCACGCGCGATCCGGACACACAAGACGTACCTATCATCATCTGCACCAGCAAAGGTCAGGAAACCGATCGCATCTGGGGATTACGCCAGGGGGCGCGCGATTACATCGTCAAACCGGTGGACCCAGCAGAACTGCTAGCAAAAATCGCTGCGCTCGGATAA
- a CDS encoding chemotaxis protein CheW: MSQPTPEFQTDTASPKRDIAARRTRLREFQAQLVERMQTARSGEDTHVNQLGVMIGESRWLLNLQTAGEIVSVGAITPVPLTQPWFLGLTNIRGNLISVIDFARFQGHAPTTIDKDSRIVAFGPALSFNSALLVSRVLGLRNVAEMQPQAESDDQATPWASKRYTDQESQVWTELDLSSVIQNPQFLHVGL; encoded by the coding sequence ATGAGCCAGCCCACGCCGGAATTTCAAACGGATACTGCATCTCCGAAACGAGATATTGCTGCACGTCGCACGCGCTTGCGCGAGTTCCAGGCGCAGTTGGTGGAGCGCATGCAGACTGCTCGCAGCGGCGAGGATACGCACGTTAATCAGCTCGGCGTGATGATAGGCGAGAGTCGCTGGTTGCTGAATTTACAGACCGCGGGCGAGATCGTCTCGGTTGGCGCAATTACACCAGTGCCACTGACGCAGCCATGGTTTCTTGGTCTGACGAATATCCGCGGTAATTTGATCAGTGTGATCGACTTTGCGCGTTTTCAAGGTCATGCACCGACAACAATAGATAAAGACAGTCGCATCGTCGCATTCGGACCTGCGCTTTCATTTAATAGTGCTTTATTGGTGTCGCGTGTTCTGGGTTTGCGTAACGTTGCCGAGATGCAGCCGCAAGCCGAGAGCGACGATCAGGCTACGCCATGGGCGAGCAAGCGCTATACGGATCAAGAGTCGCAAGTCTGGACTGAACTTGATTTGTCTTCAGTAATTCAAAATCCTCAATTTTTGCACGTCGGCCTATGA